From Homalodisca vitripennis isolate AUS2020 chromosome 1, UT_GWSS_2.1, whole genome shotgun sequence, the proteins below share one genomic window:
- the LOC124360800 gene encoding uncharacterized protein LOC124360800, with protein MEDLIFINKAVTSRSLNVLVSVGCGSGFLEWLIHSATGLKVVGVEVDRNWWTSSYIKVYIPLIYQEDKQCVDILQDSDTAVMFCYFNNGHAFNEYLNKFKGPCLIIVGPKCNRHTNPHPFHPVFERDEWALSDYKQIQDTNDYIVVYDRKLESVGSSPY; from the exons ATGGAAGATCTAATTTTTATCAACAAGGCTGTAACATCTCGTTCGCTTAATGTCTTGGTTAGCGTTGGTTGTGGAAGCGGCTTTCTGGAGTGGCTCATTCATTCTGCTACAG GTCTAAAAGTAGTAGGAGTAGAAGTAGACCGTAACTGGTGGACATCATCTTACATCAAAGTCTACATACCTCTCATTTACCAGGAAGATAAACAGTGTGTGGATATTCTCCAAGACAGTGATACTGCAGTTATGTTTTGCTACTTTAATAATGGTCATGCTTTCAacgagtatttaaataaatttaaaggtccGTGTCTAATAATTGTAGGTCCAAAATGCAACAGACATACAAACCCACATCCATTCCATCCTGTGTTTGAACGAGATGAGTGGGCCCTCAGTGATTATAAGCAAATACAAGACACAAACGATTATATTGTGGTTTATGACAGGAAACTTGAGTCTGTTGGAAGTTCTCCTTATTAA